The sequence below is a genomic window from Setaria italica strain Yugu1 chromosome IV, Setaria_italica_v2.0, whole genome shotgun sequence.
atgccttgcacaaaCCCTATCCCTGAAGCTGCAGATGAACATGAAATGGGGCAAAGCATATTTGAAGAAGAGAATGAGCATCTTGACAgtggtgatgaagaagatgatgaggtTGACCATGCTCAAGTTGCTACTCCTGTACCTTCTACTTTGACTACAAGAGTTGATGGACCTATCTCTACTTCAACTACTTCAAGCCATCAACAAGTACCATtgcatgatgatgaagaggaagatCAGAGTGATCCAGCTGCTATTGAGGGGGGAGGCGACTTCAGAGTGAGGGGCTCCATGACACATTCAACATaaccatcctccacaacagatgatcggTAACTCGCATGAGCACACCACTAAGCACAGCTCTAGGCAaatttcacactttgcacattctgcttttgttgcctcttttgaacctcgagatattggacatgatttatctgattcaaactaggtcaatgccatgcatgaggagttagaaaactTTGAGAGAAACAGGGTTTAgattttagttgaaccacctccaaattgccaccctataggaacaaaatgggttttcaaaaacaaacagggtgaggatgggttggttgtgagaaacaaagcgaggttggttgctcaaggttttagccaaaaagaaggaattgattatgaggaaacctttACCCCTATTGCTCGTTTGGAAGCGATTAGAATCCTTCTAGCCTTTtctgtggctaaaggttttaagctcttccaaatagatgtgaaaagtgcctttTTAAATGGTTTCATtgaggaggaagtgtatgtgaaacAACCCCTTAGTTTTGAAAATCCTAAACATCTTGACCGTGTCGtcaaactccagaaagctctctatggcctaaaacaagaaccccgagcgtggtatgcttggttgaaatcctttttgcttgggaatgggtttgaaataGCGCCAGTTGATAAAACACTCTTTCTCCTTAGGCAAGGCAATGACTTGTTGATTATTCAGATATAcatggatgatattatctttggtggttcttctcatgctttggttgccaagttttCAGATGATATGAGCAGAGAATTTGAGATATAGATGATGGGTGAGTTGaccttcttcctcgggctacaactcaagcaaagcaaggatgGAACCTTTTTGCACCAAGGAATGTACACGAAGGATGTGCTgcagaagtttgacatggctaaCGCCAAGCCATTTTCAACTCCTATGGCGATGACGACGGCTTTAGATGTGGATGAAGGTGGAGAAccggtggactagaaggtgtaCTGGAGCATGATCGACTCCCTCTTGTACCTGACGGTGATGAGGCCAGACATACACTTCGCCATATGTCTGTGTGCTCATTTTCAAGCTTCACCAAGAACATCTCACCGTCAAGCCGTAAAGAGAATCATGAGGTACCTTCATTTTTCACCTGAGTTTGGTTTGTGATACTCTGCTTCCTCGACACTCACACTTTATGGATACTCCGATGCTGATTTTGCTGGGTGTTGGTTGGATCGCAAGTCCACTTCTGGTATCTGCTAGTTTCTTGGTTCTTCTTTGGTTTCCTGGTCTTCCCACAAACAATCCAATGTTGCTCAATCTACCACAGAAGCCGactatgttgctgctgctagttgttgttcCCAGTTATTGTGGATGATCTCcactttgagagactttggtttgagTTTTTCCCATATACCCCTCCTTTGTGACAGCACGAGTACcattagtgtagccaagaaccccattctccactcaaaaaccgaacacatagatgtgagatatcattttctgagagatcatgttgaaaGAGGGgacattgaccttggctatgttgctacccaaaaccaactcACTGACATTTTCTGCAAACCCCTGGATCAAACCACTTTTGCTCATTTGTGAGGGGAATTGGGCATGTGCTTTCCTTTTTGAGTTTGgttttggagcttctcttgtattataTCTGTATCATTTTTAGTTTAGTTCTTTTTGCATTTGTAACATAATGCATTGTGTATCATATTGCACTGGATGATCTTCTCTTATATGCCCTGACTACTATTTTATGCTACCTGTGAGCTAGTGTCTTGGTCAGTCAtttttgatgcaatgtgcaattatgctcttgatgatattgtgtACTTACTGAGATACCTGTTTTTGAAATCCAATGCTAAATTCTATTTTATTAACTTGCTATCATCCATGAGTAGATGCATGGTTATGGTTTGCCCTTGTTTGAACGCTGGTTCCAAATCTAgcttgtggttggaattcatgttcttcTCAActgggtcaaagatctaggtgTCATTTCAAATGTTTAGCtcatgatgcattccttggggaagcatggcttctttgtgtcACAAGGGCACTTCATGTACTTTATTTTGTatgaatgatgaaaaatgatggTAAAAAAAATTTAGTAAATCACCAAATTTTTGTGCTTAATGTTAATATTCTtgtttgcttagttgttacaagatgtctaccaaaagaagtaggcacttggtttcaacaagcttcacataacttgtgatgcatatgtgggtgtttgcaatgatctcttgttaaGAATGTGTATTCCTTGTATGGACTCTTGATGGCCTAGTTTATTCTTGCTTGGGTGATTCTTGACTAGGtgtttgctcatgtggtgatcttttttatacattgctaaaacttgataCTTGCCTCACCTCCTGTTCATAACATAATATCTTCTTGATGGTGATGCTCTTGCTCTTTCTGATCCACCAAGCATTTTTTCTCTGTTATAGCCTTTGAGAGTATTTTGTGGTATATCTAGAGAAGCTTGATAGATTATGCATTTCATAATTTGCATCTTGTGCTCTCATGCTGGTCTTGATGTTTGCATTGTAAACAAGGGGGAGAGAAATTTACTCAAACTCATTTATCTTTCAATTGGGAGAGattgcatgtatgcatgttttcagggggagtgcataTGTTCAGGGGGAGTTTTGTGAGCTTTTTATGCTCTTGTGCTCTGCCGATTGTGTTGAGCTTTTTATCTCTTCTTGAGTAGCCGACGGTTGATTTGAGCTTgtgatcttcacatgattgctGTTTAGCACTTTTTCTGTCttttcttgagggatcatgtgatTTTATCTCAGTTGTGTAGAGCCGTTGCCCTTGTCTTGGGGGACTAAGATTTTCTATTTTGACTTTCATGTTTTCTTTTCCAAACTATGAATTTGTCTTGGGTGTtatcaatgcactcatcaagggggagattgaggaccaatggtggtcacccttggatgatcagtgattgacaacgttgtgttggattgatgttgctCTCGGCtggtgatgtgcaggtgtaggatgcggtgtGACGGCCGACGGTgtgcggtgaaggatgaacgtcAGTAGGCTTGTACTGATGGACTTGACGAGTCtgggtggagtcatgggcggtCTACATGGTGCATGGAATGGCAAGAGAATATGATGGGATGGAGATggcatcggtcgagtcaagcaggaGGCTTGGcagaggccggacacgcgtcaacaTCGGGAAGGTCGTGTGGCAGCCAAGtgaagatggacggtttgggtggttggGGCCTTAAAACCACTGCGCAGGCAGGTTTTTCGGTTTGGACCTCAAAACCCGGGGTGAGCCCGCTGCGGCCGGAggttcgagaaggagggcacgcgGCATCATCGTGAAGCTTGCATCGAGgtgaagcaaagtcgtgaaggtggcgtgttTGTTCAATGAGCGCAGAAAAACTTGGAGCAAAATGCCCCTGCatgggtagttatcctagttgtagttgtaggggtagtttagtcaTTCGTCCTGGACAACaaatagggatggggggctggttatttcagcacctcttccACCTCTTGCTTTGTAGCTAACTATCCTTAGATTAGAGCCtagtctctttctctctctagtctctctctctagaggtccTCAGATGATTTGAACACCAAATCCGTGTATTGAACCGAAGATTGTTGCGGGAATGGAAGCCCTAACCTCCTTGTGACATCCAGGATTTGGGGGATGATCTCTTTGTGCAATTCCAATTTGTGTTCTTCATGTtctttgcttcttcctctccaccccTTTTGCATTCTTGTTCGATTCGTTATCTGTGGGGGTTTTTGAGTCAAACCAATTATCTTGAAATGAACTAGGcatgagttgaacctttccaccaaaggattttgattgaaacctcatgaGTTCAGAGATTGGGGTGATTCAATTTTTGGAGTTGAAAAAGTGGTGCTTTTCATGAGATTTGAATTTCCTGTGGATTGACAAATCTTTGAGCAATGATTTCTTAGGAGTAGCTTCCCTACTGCCTTGTAATGCCTTGGTTCAATTTTGATGGCAGTTGGTTTTGATTTGATCGAAAGTCGGGAGAATTGGTGTTCGTGGGTttgttttgggggggggggggaggttcTGTCTTGCAACTTGCGGACCGCCCGCCCCTAGGTCTCAGACTGTCCGCTAGGGCTGAACTGTCTACCCCTGTGCTGCGGATTGTCTGCCTGTAGTCCGCAGAACAGTCAGAGACCATTCACCAGGGTTGAACCGTCCACGCCAATGCTGCGGACCATCCACCTATAGTCCGCAAAATAGTCAGAGATAGAGGCCttaattttcaaaagaaattttagaggctcccattcaccccccctctggtcaccGTTTCTGTCCTTCAGTAGAAAACgggcctttagtcctagttggtgggagcaaatcttccaaaaatccatccgggataaaccaatcgagatgaaagcggggggtcttttgtcccaggtcactcaaccgggactaaagaactaAAGGTCCTGCCACGCTAGGTGCATGACAGGGCCCTTTACTCgtggttggttttaccaaccgggagtaaagggggccccctttagtcccggttcggttttccaattgggactaaagtcCTCCTTAAATTTCAGGCGCACCATGCAGGTGCCTGCATGGCGCCTGTagtttcatgcatcacgtacgtaccccttttgttaacctttagtagtttagacttttttataataaaatcaaactaatatttatacaattactatatatgcaattcttagtatatatacaattcttagcatactatacaaatcttagggtattatacaaatcaaactatctaCCATCTTCCCGTcaaggtgttgctcggagcgtctaatttttgtccatcgtaataaaattctccttgtggatttaccatctcatccaccaagaatccaatgagaccttcacatattgccgctactctttccttcaaGTGTCcctgttgaatatttaacatctataatttggaaacaaGTGAACTTTACacgaataattaaatataaggaggtagaaaataattaactatttatAGTTTTGTTTTACGTACTTTATAGTTGTGCGGCGGCATCTTTTCCTTGGGTCCCGCAAAACTGTGCTTGTACTCACAAATGTAGTAGCTACAttgattattcccgggttccttgGGTCCCGCAAAACTGCGCATGTACTCACAAatgttatgaaatattcgtgttaaaGAATGTACCCCAAGATGCCCAACGGCCTAGAGTCGACCAAAATGGGGACTTCCAGCGGCCTGAGCGCCAAGTCAATATTATTGTGGGTGACTGTAACACTTTTTGCatcaaccgccagcagaagctaCGCTAACTAGAGGTGCATTTTGTCTCTATACAGCCAGTCCAGTATCTGCTCTGGTCCAAGCAGTCCATAACCTTCTCTAGGCAAAATCATTGGGTCCACATCCTAGGTCCTGGGTCTTACCCGTTGGTGGTCTGCACGACCATCGATCCCGGTCCTACTACCCAAGGTGCTGATTGACGGTGGCAGCaacctcaacatcatcttctcAGAGACCTTGAAATGCATGGACTTTGACTTCGAGCGGCTCCAGCCCTGTGAAGAGCTTTTCTATGACATTGTCCATGGAAAAGGGTCCTACCCCATCAGTCGAGTTGTTTTGCCTGTCACTTTCGGTACACAGGACAACTACTGCACGGAGCACCTCACGTTTGAGGTAGCCAAtttcaagacttcctaccatgccatccttggtagACCTATGCTGGCAAGATTTATGGCGATCCCGCACCATACCTACCTTGTCCTAAAGATGCCAGCCCCAAATGGAGTCCTCTCCGTCTATGGTGATGTGGAGACATCATACAAGTACGACACTGAGGCAGTCTAGCTGGCAGAAGCACTTGAGCTACTAGCCAAGGCCACCGCTATGGTAGCCGAAGCTCAGAAGATGAGCAAGTTCCAGCTCGTGATCCCTAAGAAGAAGCCAACCTCCACGGTGCTGCAGCCTGACCCCAGGGTCAAGAAGATTTGCCTCGGCCTTGAagacctgaccaagacggcCCTCATTAGGGCCGACCTCACCAAGTTTGCTCTGAAATAACTCGAACATATTTGCGtggaagccatcagatatgccCAGTGTCCCcagggagctggctgagcactccttggacttgagcaagattGCACGGCCGGTCAAGTAGAAACTTCATTGCTtcacccaagatcgcaaggaggccattagggtagaactaaATAAGCTCCTAGCTACTGGATTCATCTGTGAATGTAAGCATCCTGACTTGTTAGCCAATCTAGTTcttgtaagaaagaaaactggtgaatggagaatgtgcattgattatACTAACCTGAACAAACACTACCCTTAGGACCCTTTCCCTCTTCCATGTATGGACCAAGTCATAGACTCTACAGTGGGGAGCATCCTACTCTGCTTACCCAACTACTACTCGATCTACCAGATTGCCCTTAATCCAGCTGACCAAGACAAGACGGCGTTCATAACACCCTTTGGCATCTATTGTTACATCACCATGACCTtttgggttgaaaaatgctggCGCAACCTactagaaggcaatccagggtttcCTTGCAACACAACTGCATAGGAacgtcgaagcttatgttgacaaTGTGGTTATCAAGACAAAagatgaggaaagcttcatagccgACCTCGAGGAAACCTTCAACAGCCTCCGAGCCTCCCGCTAGAAACTTAACCTCAGCAGGTGTGGTTTTGGTGTCCCATCTGGCAAgctcctaggcttcatggtcagccaagCATCGAAGAAAACCCCTTCAAGGTGGCTACAATCAGAAATAGGACAAAGCCATCTTAcaagaaagatgtcatgaagctcATAAGCATGATGGTGGCCCTTAGCTGCTTCATTAGCAAACATGGAGAAAAAGGTCCATccttcttcaagctcctcaaAAAGGCGGATAAATTTGTGTGGGATGACAAGGCCAGCAAGGCACTCAAAGAGCTCAAGGCTTTCCTGACCAGTCCTCCGATCATGACAACTCCAGCCGACCAAGAAATGTTGTACCTTTACATCTCTGCTACAACACACGTGGTCAGCACTGTGCTGGTCGTGGAGCGTCAAGAACCCGGCCATGCTTACACGGTGCAACGACTGGTGTATTATGTCAGTGAGGTCCTCAGCGATTCCAAGACCCGCTATACCCAGGCACAAAAATTGCTCTATGAAGTACTGATATCGTCAAGAAAGCTGTGTCACTACTTCTAGGCGCACAAGATTTGTGTAGTATCCTCATTTCCCATTGGTGAAATCTTTCACAACAGGGATGTCAACGGCTGAGGTGTCAAGTGGTCTATGGAGCTCGGTGAGTTTGACCTTGAATTCTGCTCGCGACATGCGATCAAATCACAGATTTTAGCCGACTTAgtggcagagtggacggaaATCTAGAAGCCACCCTCCTTGGAGAGGACAGAACACTAgaccatgtactttgatggcacactcaacctcgaaggagcgGGCGCGAGGGTCCTCTCtatatcccccaaaggcgaacaactcaagtatgtgCTCCAAGTCCattacaaggccaccaacaatggtGCCAAGTACGAAGCTCTCATCCATGACCTTCACATAGTTGTTTCCCTTGGAATCAAGCGTATACTTGCCTTCGGTGACTCCAAAGTTGTCATTAAGCAAGTTAGCAAGAATTGGGATTGCATTAAGGAGCCCATGGACGCGTACTGTGCAGAAATCCGCAAACTCGAAGCCCACTTCAACAGACTCAAATTCTATCATGTCCCAAGGGACCATAATGTCGCTGCTGACATCTTGTCCAAACTTGGCTCTAAGCATTCGCAGGTTCCAGCCGGCGTATTTGTTCAAGATCTCTGGAAACCTTCCATCAAAATCCTGGACCTTGACATGGCCAACAACGCCAACGCTTCAGCTCTGACCGACCCAAAACCCATAgacatcatgatgattgaggcatAAGAAGATTAGTGCACCCtattcatagccttgatcaccgacCAGATTGTGCTCGAGGACAaaatagagcatgaaaaattagctcggCGCAGTGCAAAATACGTCGTCATTGGCAAAGCACTTTACAGAGAAGCTACATCCATAGGGATACTGATGAAATGTGTTCTACGTAGTGAGGATATTGAACTACTAGATGAAATTTGCTTAGGAATATGTGGCAACCATGCCGCCTCGGGCACCTTGGTCGATAAGCTGGTTTCTAATGGCCAATAGCAGTGGCTGACGCAATGGAGCTCGTCCAACACTGCAAAtggtgtcaattcttctccaagcagtAGCACCTCCTGGCTCAGGccctgcgcaccatcccaccatcttggcccttcacatgctgggggctggacATGGTCGGACCTTTCAAAACCACTCCAGGCAACTATACACATATTTTGGTGGCGATTGACAAATTTACAAAATGGATCGAGGTTAAGGCCATCACCAGCATTGAGACCGCTAAAGCAGCTTAATTTGTATAAGAAATTATTCATCATTTTGGAGTGCCTAATAGAATCATAACTAACCTTGGTGTGCAGTTCATGGGCGCCGAGTTCTGGGATTTCTGCCAAGAAAACCTCATTGATGTATACTACTCCTCAATAGCGCACCCACGCTGCAACGGCCAAGTAGAGCATGCAAacgggatggtcctccagtccctcaagtcacACATCTTCGATGATGCATCAAAGTACGCTACTAAGTGGCTACATGAGCTATCCTATGTCATCTGGGGCCTAAGAACACAGAAGAGTCAGGCCGCCGGCTACACGCCTTTCTTTATGGTGTATGGCTCATAAGCTGTCTTGCCATGTGATGTGGCCTTCGGCGCCCCGCGCATCCAGTACTACGAAGAAGGCAAGGCAGAAAGAAGTTGGTAGGTTTACATTGACAGCCTTGAAGAGCATCGCGTGGCAGCCCTCCTCCAGCATGCACTCCATGAGCAGTATACACGGCGTTACCATGACCGCAATGTCAGGAAACGCTCGTTTAACATTGGTGACTTGGTGCTTCACTGATTCTAGTCCGCCAAAGACATGCACAAATTGGCTGCCCCTTGGGAaggccccttcatcgtcaaagaGGTTATCCAACCAGGCACCTACCGACTACAATGGGCTGACGGCTCCGGcatccccaatccatggaacatcgagcatctacgaCACTTCTACCCTTAGAAtataaagctatgtactctatcTCCCTTtttatattgaataaataacATCCTTGTGGTTCCTTTTGTGTACCTGCTGCCTTACTGTTCTCTTTCCAAAGCTGTCCTTAAACAC
It includes:
- the LOC106804271 gene encoding uncharacterized protein LOC106804271, translated to MPNGLESTKMGTSSGLSAKSILLWVTVLGLTRWWSARPSIPVLLPKVLIDGGSNLNIIFSETLKCMDFDFERLQPCEELFYDIVHGKGSYPISRVVLPVTFGTQDNYCTEHLTFEVANFKTSYHAILGRPMLARFMAIPHHTYLVLKMPAPNGVLSVYGDVETSYKYDTEAV